gGGAAATGTGGTttcaatcatgttttaaaatacaacataaatcttTTACCCGATGAGCTTTATTTTAGAGATGTTTAAGAGTAtggtagtgattgttttttaaaataatttttatttggaaatatattaaaataatattttttaatttttaaaaaattatttttaacatcagtatattaaaacaatctgaaaataacaaaaaaattattttgaagtaaaagaaattataattttaaaaataaatatttttaaaacacaaaaataaacaaattcatttccAACCTGTGCTTCActatcaaaagttttttttttttcacacctCTCAtctatttgtattttgtaatgataTATGACCTTAAAAGAATCAGAATCTCTCTTATTCTGATTTTTCTTGGAGGCATTTTCTTCAAGTCAGAATCGTAGATCCAAGTATTTTTCCAAGCTCGGATCTCATGTCTTACCGAACCCCAGTATTGGTACGCAAGATCAAACACTTGTAgggcttaattaataataataaaagtaacaTAATTTGAAATATGTGTTCagtctaaaatttcaaaacatgtcattttttttccttgcaaggTTGTGTGgagaaagcaaaaaataatgacCAGTTTTCCATAATTAAttcaacacaaaataaataaacaaataaataacaattaggaaaataaattaaaagcaaaaccttcatgttattaaaatattttatgttaaattatacTCCAAACccaaaacttcattttctaGCTTCCAAAATTTggcatttgaattttttttagttttcaaaatgttttttttttaaatgtacatCAGCTTTTGCGgaaaaaacaagagattaattttgataaaaataaattaaaccgaTTAACTTGGCAAACCTATAACATCGGTCTGGAGTCATGTTTTATAACTATAACTATgattataaaatgataataatatgcGAATAATGACAGGAAGCAAATGGTAAGATTGAATGGATTGTGGAGCATAAAGTAGATGGAGAGTTGATTGTGATTCAGTAGGATGAGTGTTAAAGCTGCAGCAATCTTTCTTCTCCATGGCCATGGGTTCTCTTTGATTACCGTTCATACGTACATCCATGGAAGGACCACCTGTTGGAATTATTTGTTGTCTTGATCAGGTATATATTGTCATTACTTTTGCTTCCACGATTCTATGATCATGTTTCAGAATCACCCTTTGATCCATAGACAGTGCCATTCTTCTTTTTGCTTGGCTTCTTCTGTGTATCGATATTCTTGATagtttgtgtcttttttttagctatctataaagaaaaaaaatgtttcgtTGATGAAATTAATTGcttctgttttttatattagatatctcctatataattatgttttaaatattgattatgTAAAGGctagaataatatattttgtaaaatttactACAATGTCAAACATTTGAAATCTTTCTCAATCAAATCCAAATCTCCGAGCTCGAAAGTTTTTCCATCAAGTTTTCTTCGAAACAAAGTAGTTCGTATGGCATGAAAGCTGCATGCACGTCAGATAAGAAATATTAACATACTGGTAGAGGACTCGATTGAGAAATATGTAGCTTGTTACCTTGAAGGATGGGATTAGAATTCATGTAAATTGTTTGGAATATATGGAATACTagacaatttgatatttaaagaaaaataattaggaaGATATCATATGTTATTTGTTCTACTTTGTTGTAGGTTGGatcaaaaatctgaattttttattttggtatgcAGGTATTGATCtgtataaaaatcataaatatatttcagCTTAGTCTATTTAAGTTctgattttatttggtttttatgttGTTGCTTTATTAATAgagctgtttgtttttttatttttcttatttgtatttaggtcaAGATCTAAGCTACAATTTATGTAATTAAAGTTATGCTCTCAtgttttctctttatatatatatattcttgatttcaaaaaaagaaagaaagaaagaaagaagagtaaACATAGAATCTATTTGAATTTCCTGTCCCAATTCCTTACGAGCCAGTACAGAGCTAGGATTTATCCAACTTTCGTCTAAATGGTGTAAGCATGTATTCCtcttcataaaaagaaagagaaggaaaaaaagagatagagatagagatagagatgggatacattaaaaatacagttgataaattattttgttttgagactGAGAATAAGCTTGTcgattaaagattaaattgtgGTTTCCTCTAATCTTTAACGTAATTCTATTAGtcaattctaaatttataatcataaaaaaaattatcaattagaTTTCTAGTATATTAGACGTTTTATTATTATATCCTCCTACTATATCCTTAAATTTCTCTTTCAAGTTTCCTTCattttattacattaaatatgcatattagaagaaaaaattaaatataaaaaaaaatccgatTGAGACATGTTtgaaacattaaaatgatataaaatagtTTCCTTATTTATCATGGAGTAATAAGTCAGGGAATATTgatgttttctttgatttttttaaaaatctatttatctaaaaaacctTTCACctataattataaaacctaTTCTAAATCAACTTGttaatctctaattttttttatataaaacattttatttcaaaacattttatttttttagcaagtTGATTATCGGGTTTTATTGAGTCagactaattttgtttttagattaatataggTGTTCAGACCAGCTTACACGTttctcaactaatctcacgagctctgaaattaataatcatataaatctctaatagctctaaaattaataaggttcaaactaataaatttttaaaaaatctaaccaattaaattacaccctcaaaaaaaattaatgagaggGATCTTTGTTTTCCTGCTGTGCTTTTACTATGAATATGATACCGCTATTTGAATATTCATAAAATGCAACTTTCCACCGTCGAGCAAAACTTTCAACTTGCGGAAGACTACTCGATAGACCATCttaatcttctattttttttacaccCATTTCTCCTATGGCTCATAGGTGACCGACCAATCATCTTCCAACCCAGTTCATACAAAGGCCTTACATTTCTGTCTTTTCGAGATTCTTTGATTGTGCTCTCAACTTGTTAGAGTAAAGACAGGAAATTCTGTCATCTTTTCCCAGCTTTTTTCTACTTAATTGCTTGCGTGtccattttcattttgaatGGAGAGGAGGAGGACTACTATAGTAGATGATAATGCTTATCATCACAGATGTCATTCATTGAATGGTTCCAAAATCACATAATGGGTCCCATTTCTGTGCCCCCATTTCCTTCCTTGCCTTTTCAAGATACCGATAGCCTTACCAGACCGACCATGGAATTGGGTTTCGGTGTTCATCAGAGCATCGGGCTTCGAGTCCTGAATTGTGGGCTCCATGTCTCGCATGATTGTTCACACATTTGatcctttaattttcttctaatcaaaatacacttttatcaacttaaaaaaacatcattacgAGATGTTTTATGATGTTGGTTCATGCGACAAGTAAACTAGATTCtgcattattattttggtttagAAACTCATCGAGCTGTGAAGAATTTTGTTATCATAAGActtttacatttaattagtgTTATATAACATAAGATAAAAATGTGTTGCAtcagagaaataaaaatataaaataaatatatttttaaaatagttttgaagtggatttttataattttaaaataaaaggtcttCAACAACActacttaaaagaaaaaattcaagaacaaaaaattacaagataaaACTCCATACAAAACCCTTAAAACTCTTTAAAGAGacaatatttaacttaaattgTATTTGAGAtacatattatttcaattttttgtatttccaaGCATTATTATATCATGGGATTTATTCAAACCAAAATACTTCCATTGATTAATAAATGAATTATATGACAATTAGTTTGCTTAGCTTTAGCCATTAGGGGTTTGAATTATACTCTTTTTAATTAGAAGGCTGTGAGGCAAGGATTGAGGACATTCGCCGGAAAAAAATTTATGCTTTGGCGGGCGGTCGGTGAAGACAGTACTTTTAGATTTTGGTCACACAGGTAGCCTGCCctatgataaattattaatagaaaataaataatgaattataTGAAAGCTAAATCACTTTAATAATCTAATTTAATGGAAAGCTTTCTTGGGGATCCAAAAGCTAACCTTATCAGTATCTTTCTGGACTCTTatgatcctaaaaaaaaagcatcaaataaAGCTCACGATCGACATGAACAAAGCCCAACATTTCATGTCAAATATACTACAATATAGTATATAAATATCTTCTTAAGCTACTTCAAGACTCCTATAATTACATGACTTCATCTTAATCTTAGGGCATGAACCGACcccttctttttatatattatacaatattttaaaacatttgagaaaaatattatatatttattgtggATATAGATTCATAATACCAAGAACGACActgtaaacataaaatatttgtaCTATGAACGACACTGTAACGCTTATGAATAACATTGTCTTTCTGTATTTTAGTTAACAAGTGTTGTTGCGTCCCCGGGTCCTGCTGTTACCAGGATCCAGTGACATTGGGTCCTGCTGCTATCAGGACCCAACCAATGGTGTTGGGTCTTGCGGCTAATAGGACTTATCAGACAGCGCTGGGTCCTTTTATGcccattaaatataatataatcctTTAGCTAGTTATCACTGAAAAGAGAAGATATCCCCTATAAATGCTCTGCCTTAAACAAATCCACATCAGATTTGAGGATCCCCACCTTACATAAATGTTCGTCCTCCACCACacccagagagagagagagagagagagcaaaaaaGCTAGAAAGCTTAGCTCATTGTTACTGAATATATTGAGTGTTTGTGTGCATAACTAGCTACATTTGTCAATAGCTTCTGAAGCAGAGAATACTTGAGAATCATCTCAGAAATGGGTGAAGTaagtcttcttttttctttcttgtgtaCGGAGTTATTTATGTATTCAAATAGAACAATTGCAAGAGATGATGCTGATAATTTTGGGGTGTTAATTCTCTTCGACAGGAGAAAAAacaggaagaaaagaaagaagaggccaaggaagaagagaagaaggaagaaaagaaagaagaagagccTCCAGAGATTGTGCTCAAGGTTGATATGCATTGTGAAGCTTGTGCCAGGAAAGTTGCAAGAGCTTTGAAAGGATTTGAAGGTGTTTCTTGCTTTACCATCTTTAACTAAACCATGCTTGAACGTTCAACTTTCTAAACTCGGAAATTGTTCTTAATTAGGAGAGAGACATagagaattttgttttatacaCCTAATTAAGGTTAAATTGCATGTCATAATATCGAAAGGACTTGTACTTGTCATATAAATCACTAACATTACAAAGCCAAAACATTTACTTGATTAGAGATCAAACCATCATTACCTTAGAATTCGTGTTAAATATCACCTCTAACATTATCTTCATCTTAAATAAAGAAAGACCATAGtataatcaatgatttttccTTAAAAGGGCAGTAGATATATATTATAtccttaatattttatctatttctaCTCCGCTCGAGCTTACGTTTCCAAATCTATGGCTTGCATTTAAGATCATGGttctgaaaaaaaacattaaatctcAGCTTTGTCAAAATCTAAACCGAGGTTTTAAGtacataatttttcaaaactatgatttcaaaaaagttattaaataacaatttttgACCCAACCCCCGCTCCAATCACAATACCTAACGGTCGGATTTGGAAAATATGGGTGACAGGAGTGGAGCAAGTAAGCACAGATAGCAAAGCAAGCAAGGTGGTGGTGAAAGGCAAAGCAGCAGACCCATCAAAGGTATGTGAGAGGCTGCAAAAGAAAAGTGGCCGGAAAGTGGAGCTAATTTCACCCTTGCCAAAACCGCctggagagaagaaagaagaagccaAAGATCCACccaaggaagaagagaaaaaagatgaggTAAAAATTTCAAAGATCCTACTACTCTCCACACACAATCATTACCACTTATTTACTTACCTCATCTTTTTTCAACTACAAGTAAGCCCTCACTCTCTATTTTTGACCCACTAAAGCTAGGGAGGAGAATCCTATATTGACTTTATGTAGGCTTTTACTTGGCAGTCCTAAAGATAAGGTGTCATTTAGGCAAATTTATAAACTTTACCCACTTGCCTATTACCTACTGTGACTCTTGTGAGTGCTGTTTCCATGCTGACATGAAAGTAACAAAACAGGTCAGCAGTATTGGGCACGTTTTGCAAGGAAAGAGAAAGAACATTTAGGGTTTTGACCCCACGAATCCTCGAATTTATTGTTATGGGCCTTTACATGCTcagaaattttgttttcttgcttgATGACCACAAGTTCCCCCGCAATTTTTGAGGTTGACAAGAGCACGAGGAGCCCATTTCTTTATGATCATCACCTTTTGTCCTTAGCGCTTTGTaaacaaaatcatcaatatgTTACAAAAACTACTTTAGCTATTGTGTAACTAGCATATGGCTTGTTTTTTCAGTTCAAGAAAACATGTgctctggaaaaaaaattgaaaagcatgAAACGAAAGGATCCTAAATCCTGTACTGAGTAGAATCTACTGTTTGGTCGGCATGAGCTGCAAGTGTCTCGAGGATGGTGGTCTTAATGGAATTTGGTGGTTTCTGTCTCACTCTTGTTGGGTATTGAGCCTGTTGGATTCATATGGCCACTATTGCATTCACCCccacttgaaaataaaaaacactagtCAAAATTCATGCACAATAAAGTTAGATCATGgcttaaaaagtttttaaatcctACTTTTTACTAGATGACTTTGATATGGCATAAATTGTTTAAGATCTTGGATTGAGTGTCTTGttttatagtattttaaatAGTGTTTGTTACTATTTTAGGATATAAAAGATAGGTATAATCGAGACTAGGATAtgtgttaatgtttttttttttttattaaataatagaaattcACTCTACAACGAACAATTTTTGAGTGAATATCAGTCAGAGACAAATTTATTGATATATTgtctttttaactaaatatgtttttgttatatCTGTACATATATCTTCTGTCTTCGACACTAACCAACGCAACCTTAGAGCTTTCGTATGTTTTCATTGAAgtgtaaggaaaagaaaatgttcCATCTGAAACAAAAGAAGGAGAAAGCCTAAATCAATAAACATGAAGGACACTTTGTTTTCCTCTTATGATTTCGGATATAGATTTCTACTTTTCTCATAAATTTGTTTCTTGCCTCTAGATGAGCCATATATCATTCTATGAATTACTTGTATTTCCATCCGACCAATATTTTCTAATGCAATTTTATGGCTGCAGCCTCCTCCCGTTGTAACTGTAGTCTTGAACGTTAGAATGCATTGCGAAGCATGTGCTCAAGTGCTACAAAAGCGAGTTCGAAAGATCCAAGGTATTTATATTTACCTTAAATCATCTTGCAATTTTGTATAGCCAAACTCTTGAATCAAGAAAATACACGTGAGGTGTTTTCCATGAAGTTTTTGGTTCAAATcacttttttatgatatttttcttattttgtaacTAGATGTTTATGTAAAGAAATTTCTCAATTCAAAAGagtgtaaaatataaattattaaaattttaatatcatttcaaCCCAAGACCTTAaacatatagttaaataaaatctcaagatataatttatgttattttctaatttaacaaaaacaccAAAGAGTGGCATGAAGGAGTGAGATTTTTCTTCTCATACCTCCGTGTGCGcatattcatttcttttataaGAGGTCCCAAAAATCACATATCCTAGAGCAAGTTGAACACTGAGTGATTGCTTTGGAAATTAATGCAATGCATGCAGGTGTAGAGTCAGTAGAAACAAACCTAGCCAATGATCAAGTAATAGTAAAAGGGGTGGTTGATCCATCAAAGCTGGTGGATGATGTGTACAAGAAGACTAGAAA
The Populus nigra chromosome 3, ddPopNigr1.1, whole genome shotgun sequence genome window above contains:
- the LOC133689942 gene encoding heavy metal-associated isoprenylated plant protein 7-like, with the translated sequence MGEEKKQEEKKEEAKEEEKKEEKKEEEPPEIVLKVDMHCEACARKVARALKGFEGVEQVSTDSKASKVVVKGKAADPSKVCERLQKKSGRKVELISPLPKPPGEKKEEAKDPPKEEEKKDEPPPVVTVVLNVRMHCEACAQVLQKRVRKIQGVESVETNLANDQVIVKGVVDPSKLVDDVYKKTRKQASIVKDEEKKEEEKKEEKKEEKEGEKKDGEEGKAEDDKNLDIKRSEYWPSKYYSEFAYAPQIFSDENPNACSVM